Genomic window (Antricoccus suffuscus):
TAGCCGTCGTGCCCTCACAGGTCACGCGGCACAGATGCTCGTCGAGTCCTCGTAGACCGATGCGCGTGCGCAACTCCGAGAGATCATAGGTCTCGCCTTCAGTCATGTCCGGTCCGTCATAACTGCCTTGATGGATGCCGCCGCCCGGCGTACCGCCGTACATTCCGCAGCGCAGATAGGCGGTCTGCTGGTCGATCCGCGCATAATGGAGGCGCTTGGTCTCCCCCGTAGCCAACGGGTATTCGACAACGCCTTCAACGAACATCTGGCTTTCGTCCTCGAACCGCAGCCATCTGGTTGGTTTCCCGACGCGAGTGACACCTCGTTGGACGTGCCCAAATGGGTAGTAGACGCGATCACCCCACAGGGTCCAGGTCTTAAATGGGACGAATGCGTTGCCGGAGACTCCGACATGCAACCGGCCGCCGAGCGACAGCGACGGCCCACCGACGCCTCTGCCGGTGCCCCAGTGACGGTCCCGTGTCCCCATTGATCCCTCAGGCAGTTCCACTCTGGTACCCCTGATATCCACCCATCCGACGACAGCGCCGAATCCTTCAAAACCCGCTGTTACGTCGTTACGTCGGCCAGGCGGCGTTCCGTGGGTCGAGTCGGACAACGGCTCGCGAAATATCTGCCGGGTTGTGTCTAGGAATGAGAGGTCGTAGCTTATACCCCATTCGTTGGGTTCGAGGACATAGCGCCATTCACGCAACCCGCGCACGATGACCGGAGCGATCGGACCGACCCGCATGTCGGTACGGTCGGCGCCCAGACGCCGAAAGCTGCGGACCGTCGTGTGCTGTCCGCGATGGTTCACGATCGCGTACGCCTCGGCACGGTCCAGATTCGGGTAGATGCTCCCCCCGGTCGCGATCATGACCTCGCCGGTCGGGTCATGGCAGATCATCCAGTACCGCTCGTAGGCTCGCGGATCGCCGGTCCACATGATCCTGACCGGATCGGGCGTTTGGTGCACCATGAAGTCGTCAAGCGGCGACAGCGGGAACTGCTCGTCGAGATGAGAGTCATTCGCCGAAGATCGGATCAGGTTCGTCATATCCGCGTCCTTACTTGTTGGTAGGTGGCGATGCCAGATCGGATCAGGCCGGGTCAGTCTCGATACGACGCAGAAGGTAGGCCCCGATCAGCGTCCGAGCCTCGCCGCCTGCCGGGGTCGATGGAAGAATTCTGATTACTCGGGAGAGCAGCTCACGCAATTGCTCATTGCGTTTGGTCAAGGTGATGACATCAGTGGCGGAACACGCCGAGGTCACACGGTCGACCTCGGACTGCAGGTCCGGCACCACTGGTGAGACTTCGCCGAACAATCCGATCATGGCGCGGTTGTCGCTTTCGTAGAATGGCACCAACGCATGCCACGACTTCGCGACACGAACGAGAAGTCGTCGCGCGTTCGTCAGTAGTTCCGCTGCCTCTTCTGTAAGCGGCACGCTGGTTTCGACCTTCTCGATCAGCCGGTCCGCTCCGCGCAACTGGGCGTCAATCGTCGGATGCATGTTAATCCTCGGTGTCGGTAGTGGCGGTGAGCAGAGTGCTCAGCACCCGGCGGGTTGGCCTGAATGGTTCGTCGCTTCGGCCGTCGAGGAAGGACCGAAGGCCGCTCACTTGCATCACAGCGGTCTTAAAGCTCGAGAAGGCAGTCCACCAACGCAGGGCGATGGGGTCCACGTCAAGCCCGGTGGAGTTGGAATATCTGCCCAACAGGTCGTTGAGCTCCCAGCTGCCAGGAATGAGGTGCTCTCGTGCTCGCAGTGGCTGAGTCACCCAGCCGATGTCCTCGAGCGGATCGCCGAGGTGTGCGAGTTCCCAGTCGAGTAGCGCCACAATCTTGTCGCCCTGTAGCAGGATGTTTCCGGGTTTAAAGTCTGCGTGCACCAGCACCGTGCGGATCGATCTCGGCGCATGTCTCTCGAACCAATCGATCGCGAGATCCAACTCCGGATGGGACTCGAGCTGGTCGTGTCGCAGGACCGCGACCCAGTTGCTCAACTCGCGCCGCGCCGCGTCCGGGCCCGGGTCGTCGAGGAATTCGTTGAGTCGCAGGCATTCCCAGTCGATGTTGTGAACCTGAGCAAGCAGGTCGCAGAATTCGTGGGCGAGTTGAACCCGTACCACGGCAGGTCGCTCACCGTTGAGCACGAGGTAGTCACATTCACCGGGCTCTCGACACATGATCAACGAAGGCTTTCCCAGCCACGCGCCATGTGCGTCGAGCCAGCGGGCCTTTGGTGTCGGAACGTCGCTGGCCTCCAATGCACGGAGCACCTTAAATTCGATCGTCCGGTCTGTCTCGACGAGGCCGCCCTCGGGATCACGACGCAATATCAGTGGCTCTCGGTATTCCTCGCCTGCCCGAGATACGACGAGGTCGAAAATCCAGTTCTGCCTCGACCTGCCAACGCCGATCCTCTGCAAGTCGAGGATCCGCAGCCCTGCCCCGACCCGTTGAGCGGACAAGAAGTCTGCGAGCAATTGGCGGATATTCTCAGCCATGTTCACCTCCCATTCCCATGACCGCTCCAACGGTGTGAGTGCGCCCAAATACGCTGTCGAAGGGCGTCGTATGTCGCACGCTCAGCACTCCAGTCAGATCCCCGGTGGGGCGACGCCCACTGGTTCACTCGGCGCAAGCCCACCGATGTCGGTCATCAGCCCAGTCGCCACCTCACGCATGGCAGAAACAACCGCGGCCATTCGCTTATCGTCGACGGAGGCCTCCGAAGTGGAGACATGGATCGCGGCGACAAGTGTCCCGTCGGAACCCCAGACCGGGACCGCTAAGCCGAGGATCCCTAGGAAACTCTCGCCCCTCGTGATGCTGAGCCTCGCGCGTGCGATGCCTGCCAGTTCCGCGCTGAGTTTGTCGTCGTCGACGATAGTCTGCCCAGTAAGCCTGGGCCGACGTACTTGGAACAGCTTCCGTC
Coding sequences:
- a CDS encoding phosphotransferase family protein, with the protein product MAENIRQLLADFLSAQRVGAGLRILDLQRIGVGRSRQNWIFDLVVSRAGEEYREPLILRRDPEGGLVETDRTIEFKVLRALEASDVPTPKARWLDAHGAWLGKPSLIMCREPGECDYLVLNGERPAVVRVQLAHEFCDLLAQVHNIDWECLRLNEFLDDPGPDAARRELSNWVAVLRHDQLESHPELDLAIDWFERHAPRSIRTVLVHADFKPGNILLQGDKIVALLDWELAHLGDPLEDIGWVTQPLRAREHLIPGSWELNDLLGRYSNSTGLDVDPIALRWWTAFSSFKTAVMQVSGLRSFLDGRSDEPFRPTRRVLSTLLTATTDTED